A stretch of DNA from Acipenser ruthenus chromosome 21, fAciRut3.2 maternal haplotype, whole genome shotgun sequence:
tctattattttctttctgatctcctttgctttctctggtccatgttcagtgtggtgcacacaatgataccaaacagcacagtgacaacttttctccatttaaataagctgaatgactgattacaagattggagacatgtgtgatactaattaaagaaactaattagtttgaaatatcactataatccaattatttattatcttttctaaggggtaccaacaaatgtgtccaggccattttataatatctttgtagaataagcaataattcatctcttttcacagcttctttgctttattctatgacataccaaaggcatgcaagtatacatgataaaatagcttttaatttcatcacttttcaggaggaatgaagcattatttcaatgagctgtaagggtaccaacaaatttgagcacgtctgtatatctggTTGGAGCAGTACATCAGCTCTGATTCTGCACTAAAGCTGGCAGATTTCCAGAGGTACCCGATGTAACTATTTCCCACTTCAGATCCCTTCCCAGAAGACCTGCAATGtttctcattgaatttattacgtttctttgagtatttctaaattcagcactattgtgtGTTAATAGGTACGGATTCAATTCCTCGAGGCTGTAGCAACTTTGCAGCAGTTAAAGGTGTATATAGTAAGGATTCAGCTAATTGAGGCTGTAGCTACAGCAGTTAAAGGTagtgtatataataacacaatcatacaTTTCTGGCCAACATTACACATCAAATAAACACTGTTCCCAAAGTTTTCCAGTATGATCATGTTAGAAGCTTTAGCATTTCCAGTATGATGGTAGAAGGTTTAGCATTTCCAGTATGATCATGTTAGAAGCTTTAGCATTTCCAGTATGATCATGTTAGAAGCTTTAATATTTCCAGTATGATCATGTTAGAAGCTTTAGCATTTCCAGTATGATCATGTTAGAAGCTTTAATATTTCCAGTATGATCATGTTAGAAGCTTTAGCATTTCCAGTATGATCATGTTAGAAGCTTTAGCATTTCCAGTATGATCATGTTAGAAGCTTTAGCATTTCCAGTATGATCATGTTAGAAGCTTTAATATTTCCAGTATGATCATGTTAGAAGCTTTAGCATTTCCAGTATGATCATGTTAGAAGCTTTAATATTTCCAGTATGATCATGTTAGAAGCTTTAGCATTTCCAGTATGATCATGTTAGAAGCTTTAGCATTTCCAGTATGATCATGTTAGAAGCTTTAATATTTCCAGTATGATCATGTTAGAAGCTTTAGCATTTCCAGTATGATCATGTTAGAAGCTTTAGCATTTCCAGTATGATCATGTTAGAAGCTTTAGCATTTCCAGTATGATCATGTTAGAAGCTTTAGCATTTCCAGTATGATCATGTTAGAAGCTTTAGCATTTCCAGTATGATCATGTTAGAAGGTTTAGCACCCCAATCATTAAAGGCATAACATTGACACTTTTTCAGTCTATTTCAGTAACTGATGATTCTGATTTACATTGGGGACTCTCTTGTAAATGAGTTGTTACAACTCAAGGGTTTATCTTGGCGAGCTACAATCTTAAACAAATGACAAATaagtaatatataaataaactgtaatgggaatatcattttttttttggtgaatatTTACTTTGTGCATTACTGAGCAAAATAGAGCTCCCAGTATGcccttttaaaaacaacacatttcttATTTTTCAAGGTAAATTTTGATGAGTTTACCCTTATCTAAGTTTACTATGGTAAATGTGAAGTTTATCAGGTTTTGaatatactctgcatttaccatagtttaccatgctttgcgatgcttttaaatatgctttactataccctTCTGAGATCACAGTGcttagctatgctttaccatgctttcacaatgctttattacacttctaCTATGGGAAACTGTTAAAAGGGTAAGTCTATtatacaaaacaacatttaaaatagtgGATTATCTGAACAATTATGCAATTGTGTAGAAAGGTAATCACAGAGgtaatgttaaaacattttttttaataaatccatgtttaaataataataacaccctcAACCTACCTACCTTATATAATGCAAATATGTGCATAGAGACTTAAAATGAAACAGCAATTACCTAAAGGTATTGAGCTGGAACCCAGGCACACCACAAGAGTGCTTGTTATTTGAGAAATGCTCAAATAGCCATATTTCCGTATGTCCAGTATGTACATTCTCAGTCAACAAGGTGCTGTGGCGGCTCCACACTCAGTCTCTTGCTGCCTGGCTCAGGACTTGGGGAGAGCAATGGGTGCTTGGCTCCTCTGAGGGAGAGGCTGGCCTCCTCAATGAAGTCTTCCTCCGGGGTCCAGAGGCCTGTCAGGGACTCAGGGGGCTGGTAGCCGTGCTGCTGGGGGTCCAGCGGGTCTTTGGAGAGAAGGATGCAAATGGAGGGCACGTTCCTGTGGACTGTCAGGTTCTCCCCCTTGGGCTCTCGTTGCTCTCGGCTCTCCCACACCTCTCTCAAGCTCTGGTAGCGCAGCTTGGTGACTTGGTGGAGGCCCCCCACCTTGCGCTTCATGATCTCCACGCAGGTGATGGTCTTGGTGACCGCCCGGCCCGAGCCGCTGAACACAATCTGCCGCGTGCTTTCACCCTCCATTCGGGACATGGCGAAACCCATCAGGTTACGGATCTTGCTCCCTTCCTTCACCTTCATCTCCACCACATCCGGGGGAAGCTCCGGGAAGGGCAGGGGGCTCTCCTCCTCCGTCTTCCCGATCTTCTTGAACTTCTCCAGTCCACTGTTCCTTGtgctctgcattttttttttttttacagaatgaaGCTCATACGTCTTAATTTAAAACGCTGTCATTCATCAAAGCAGGCAGAGACCTTCAGCTTGCTTGTCATGTGCATTTTCTTGGAACCGTCTCCAAAGTAGGGCATTAGAGGACGATTTGTCCAGAGAACGCTGTATAAGCATTGTCCTTACTTTTCCCTAACAAAACCGACATTAATTGTGTCCACATAATATCTCAAGATtgaaaacttatatatatatatatacagatatgtgTTAATTCCAGCATCAACTCATATTCCATGGGATGCAGTTTAGAAGAGGGCTTCCAAATGATTCCCCAGCTCTCTAACCTTTCAGTCTCCCACTACAGCATGCAGTGCCTTTCCTGGAACCGTGCTCTCTTTCCCTTCCCTCCTCTCAGCATCCTGGCTCTGCTCCCTGCTCCTCTGTGTGCCTGTGAGCTGAGCTCTGCTGCAGAGACCGGGCTGCTCAGAGACACAGTCACCCTACGCCAGCCTCGCTGTCTGAGATTCTCCAGCACTCGGAGCTCTAGAGCAGCACAGGGACAGCTGCTGTAAGGGGAGTGTTTCCCTGGCTTAGAGAGAGGAAGGGTGCAGCCCTCTTAAAGGCACAGGCCGCATTCAGAACAAATCCCAACGCAGGGATGAAATGCTGTGCAGTACAAACTGATAGGCTGTGCCTGTTATCTATTCTGTTTTACATGAATCAATAGGAACACATGTGGGCATTTCACAAGATTTGATTGCTGTGCATTGATTGCCATTGTTTCACAGATTCATTTTTTGGGCTTTAAGATCCTGACAGTGTTTATTGCActgaaacaaattattttaaaatgctgctagTTTGTAAAGCAATTAGGAGGCTGTAGAACATGTATTGACACCTACTAAAATTATTACTTGTAATATCTGTACTCTAGTGGTATTCCTAAAAGCATCCATCCCTCTAGAAGGAGGCGATTCAGGGTTACAGGATGTGAGCACCTGGTGGATGAGCAGTGGAAGGCTTGTTTGTTGACATCCTCTGTATCTCCATGTCCTCTTGGGATATTTCTTCTTGTTCTAAGGCTGTAAATCTCCAGCACGTTATACTGATTAAATGCTTACAATTTCTATATAGTGTACATTCTCATTAAAACCTGTTCTTCATCTCGTTTTAATGCTCATCTTCACATTTTGtaggtttgtatttatttcaaatgctACGTTGGTGTAAAATGCACACTAAGGGTAATACTTTGTAAGAGTTCACcctagtctttaattaactcctattttttgaaaggagaaaaaagctATTGACTTTGCAAAACTAGTATCAGCATCTAAAACATACAAGAGAAGGCCTCTCAGCACTCTCGAGTTGTAAGTTGTTCAGTTTTCTACATTACTGTTGCATTgtcatatttatataaaaaaaaaaaaagcagttaatTAAAGATATGGTCCTACaaatcattacatttaaaaaactaaaaaattgaaAATCAAAGCAAGATCAAACATTTTGATGCCCATACTGTGCCATTTCGAATTTTCATTCACCTTTAATGTTTAACTTCAGCCTCCAGGTGTCCTAACAGGGTGAGCTGCCAGCTTCAGTGTGTTTCTGAAGGGAgggatgagggagggagcagcTGCACAATGACATGGAAAGGGCTGGGCTGAGTCTGCAGGAACGAAGGGTCTCTTCTGTGCTGACTCAGGGAACTGTTCCCTTGTATTAACCTGCTTCTCACGAACAGCCCACACAACCAGATCTGTAGGGACCAGTGCAATTAACTCTCTCTGGAAGCTGAGAAGCTGAGGAATATAAAGACGTGTTTGTTGGCTATGCTGCTAGAGTCTTGGTTTGATCCCCAGTCACTTGGCACAGCAGACAGCATGTCCTGGGTCAGGGGTCTGGGCTCGTTTGCATTAGCTGTGCATAAGTTCGTCCGTAAGTGAACACGTAAAGTCTGCACTAAgtactttgtttttattagctAGTTTATAACTAAGTGCTCTCTTATTTCAGTTGCACCACACATACTTAAGACAATACTTTGTTagaccctgtccacactatgcctttaaactggTTAAAACTGCTAAATACGGTCAGCGTCCACACTACTCAGTGTTTAATACCTCAGAGGGTAGTCTCGAGTTCGGTTCTAAATGAGATCGcctcaggtagtgcggtttgtcagaagtgtggacgctgtaataccgatCTACATTTTTTGtgcatcctccaatatcccagaacgctttctgatatgttttggcgcgtggacattacaaatacagtactcagaacaggcgtCTGAAGGAGTTGTGAATGACTATTGTGGAAGTAAACAATGTGAGACATAGACTTGAGTTTGAAAAAAATTATGTACGTGACAGAAAGTGTATGTAAGTAAGAGAGTACAATAGGTCTTTTATTTCTTCAGAATGTTCTAGCTGTCACTATCTGTAACTGCAAGTTGCTAAGAAACTAGATAAACATTTTGCTTGCATCTTCACTTTTCTTACACAATGCAACGTACTAGCCACTGTACGATAGAAATACAAGGTTACTATAAAAAGCTTATTAACATGTGATTGGTACAAGTAGAATACTTGTAAAGACTTGATTGGTTACTGCCTTATGTAGAATCATGCCTGTTTAGCTGTATAAACTTTTTGTTTCTGCCTGCGAGCAGAGAACTCATGGGTTAACTAGAAGAACTTATGTTCGGTTGCCTTCTGATTGTCTCTCCCTGCGATTGCTGGAATGTTAATAAAGTGCACTGAATAACTTTGGATCTAAATTTAGACTGAGGTGTTTATATTCTTCCacactatcaatactgctgtacaatTTTTAGGCttatgttgtaaaatggtggatcgtgGAGATCGTGGTCATATTTTTGGCATGCTGACGAGGCCTATGCAAAGCTTGCCTATGGTGAGACTATTGCTGTCTTCTCCATCGCtggtaccttgtgtttttaagaaacaaacccAGAATGTTCATGCTAAGCAGCGCTGTGTCTTCTGTGGGTACAGGCTCCAGATTTGCAAGGATGTAAACACAGTGCATgctgggatactatcgtattaagtcCCACaatccattgcgctgctaggaactgtaaccaaactattttaacagtgtttgtatgcattaagctcaactaaacatgaaacggtactttaaGCTGGATGCTTTGAGCCGGACTAAATAGAACGGTTTCGAGTACGggtctcgagatcggttatgtcgtgtggacagggccttagtttaTCACTAAGAGCGGTTGATACTAAGTCGGTGACATCATCACTGCTCGGTAGCCAATTAGAAGTGAGGATATTTCAGAGGGCTTGGCCAGAGATACAGATCAAAACTCCCACTTAAAGCTGCAACTTTCGAATATTAAAATAGTCGAATATTCTATCGATTACTTTTTGATTATTCGAATAATCGAGCTACTGCGTTATTGAAGATTTTAATCATTTTATACTCACTTTTTTATAAACACTTTCCATGATGTAATAAAATactcaggttgttttttttttttttaccagaataggaattatttattgaaaatgCACAGAAGTAGAATCTGTTTAATTTTGTATCTGTTGTTGCcattaacttatatatatatatatatatatatatatatatatatatatatatatatatatatatatatattgtgaagggttttagtccttctggttcttttccagcactttaaatgacccagccacacacaaaacttgatttttaacagcgctgttgcgctaattttttaatagtcacaaaagccaaagtaaacaaaatacaaaacaaacacctagctctgtacgagcactaactacaccacaggaacaccctgactaccagtgggacagctaggctgtttccccactacacaataaacaacaccacacaggtttcatacaacacacttttaccttacgactgctgggaagcagagtacctcttcctgcctccttctactcagcagcctagaacagactggctgctctctttaaataccctgcacctggctctaatttacaatgatcaccaggtgcaggggataattaaataataaaacaaaacaattacatcaaccaatgtgcatttgcacatgttttctgcagggaggatattaaccccctccctgctgtgttacaatatatatatatatatatatatatatatcggggACGCGTAACTCAAGTCACGATCATCGACCACACGGTAAAGCCCGCATCGACAGCTCTATCGCTTAAATAGAAATAAACGTGAGACTTGGCAGAATACAATATGCAGGAGTGTTTTCCTATTGTTTGTTATAtatggaaacaaaaataaaatatttttcataaatGTCCGTTCAACTGTGTCACATATTTGTATGTGCTGTAAAatgtctgtataataatgacatgacgttacataataaatatatattgttagtTTGTAAAAATGATGCAATTTAATTTTGACAAAAATAGAAGTAAAACTTACCGAGTAATATCTTCCTCTGAATCACTTCCGCCGCTGAACACATGTGGGTGTTTTCGTTTTAAATGCTCTAACATCGAACTTGTACTGTTGTGCAAAGACAGCTCTTTCTTACACAGGGAACACAAGACTGTGTTGTTTAATGTCCTTCTGAAGTAATTCCAAACTGTTGagcttttgttttttggtttgtttcctgCAGAAGAACTTGCTGCTTCTTTACCTTCCGCCATTTTGAAAATCAGGTGCATACTCGactaatatttttttattcaaactatTTTTATTAGTCAAAGTATGTTTAGTTTCACAGATGAATTGATTACAATCAAATCAGTGCCTTTCTGTGAAACAAAGTTTTAGGAAAGTTTATAAATTCATAACTTTAATAAGGTTACCGGTAATTAATGTTCTATGTCTCTGAGACATTTTCCATTCATAAAAAGCTAAAACAGTCCCAAATACTGTGTACCTTGTTaggataataaatataaatatttaattatacattaaaatTTAACCCTGGTGAAAAAATCCTATAGAAAATCATATAGGAAATTTTCTAGGAATCCTTCAGAAATTGAAATAATTCCTATAGGATCATATAGGAACTTTTTTATCCTAAATCCTATAAGAAACTTTAGAATCTAATAGGATTTAAAAGGATGTACTATAATTATCAAGAGGATGTATGTGGTCTTGCAGGATTCACTGATGACGAAAAGATGAATCAAAAGTTGCCGGGTCCTCTTGTATTTTGATTCTCCAAACAGCTTACACCTCCCTAAAAGTATgcgtacattttaaataatatcgtaaaaaaaaaatcaagatcattattttctttttcattactgtgtacTCCCTATGACCCTCAGAAGTAGCTCCAGGGGTTCGTGTACCCCCAGTTTAAAACCCCTGGTCTAAAGTACACACAACTAACAAAatgattccagtaaatcttatgtCATGTTAATTGCTTTCTATTTGTAGGCCTCAGTTTcctaaaagatgtacacattatgGTAAAAGTTATGAATTAACAACTGTAACAGGGTAGGTAGCCGAGCAGTGACGTTCCtagaccagaaagctgacagagacTCACACACGTACTACGGGGGAAAAAGCGCGCTCGTGTGccgtttttattgaaacaaaaataaaataaatatttaaataaaaacaacgctcacagagcaaaataaaagtttaaacaaaaacatatctCTAACACAGACACAAAAGAGAGCACCAGCTGAGCACCAACCACACTGGATTGCACATCACAtcacagcagagcacagcacagccagcacaccacagcacagcacagcgagcaCAACACTGGAGAGCACTTATACTGAATGTGATTGACCAGCCGGagcgctgtttgtttgttttgcagaggATTAGGAGCCAGGgagctgcacagcacagcacagcagagcacagcacagccagcacagcacagcacagcacagcacagcacagccagcacagcacagcacagccagccagcacagcacagcacagcacagcacagcacagcgagcaCCACACCGGAGAGCACTTTGCCGTGCACTACGTGAAGGATTACAAAttgttgtgattattattttgggactgcaatcctgccGTATACCCTCcagataccattgctggtagaggggtggatttattgtttatttaaataaatacagactgtTTTTAACCACTGAAACTGTTGTACCACACCAGTCACCTCCTGACAGGGTCACATTTACATGTTTGAATATATCTAGAGAAGTGCTTATCAAGCTGTGATTAAACATGTCATTGCAAACTCTTATTCTATATCACTCTACACAATGTCTGTGAATGCAGTCATGGATATATGTTCTTCACATACTTGTTTTACAAGAAGTTGGAAGATCAGTCCCGGTCAGAGGCCACAATCAATAAAAAGACAATCAAAAACCACGGACAATAAAATGAGCCACACTCACGTGCTTATAGATTCAAATGTGGAAAATAAGAATCAATACAGTGAGACAAAGCTGTAATTTGAAATACCGTgtgttctcttttcttttctgaaaGAGCCTGGAAACAAAACAGCATTGATTTCACATCACGAGGAAAACACAGAAACAACGAAAGTGATCATGGCACTTTTTAGAGAAATTACTGTCATCACTCATGCAGAGATTCGCATCTGCCCCAGGGTATATGTGCAGAAGAAGTGAGAGGGGATATTGTCGTTAAGCTTCCCTGCCTGGGAATCAGCTACTGATAACCTTAGTTTCTCTATTATCTGTAACTCATAACAAACCAAGCTACTGCAGTAATACTTTCAAATAAACTTAAACTCTGCAATCCCTCCTACAAGAATGGTATTTTCTATCAAGACATGACGTCTAATGCTTCTA
This window harbors:
- the rpp25a gene encoding ribonuclease P protein subunit p25a gives rise to the protein MQSTRNSGLEKFKKIGKTEEESPLPFPELPPDVVEMKVKEGSKIRNLMGFAMSRMEGESTRQIVFSGSGRAVTKTITCVEIMKRKVGGLHQVTKLRYQSLREVWESREQREPKGENLTVHRNVPSICILLSKDPLDPQQHGYQPPESLTGLWTPEEDFIEEASLSLRGAKHPLLSPSPEPGSKRLSVEPPQHLVD